From the genome of Brassica oleracea var. oleracea cultivar TO1000 chromosome C4, BOL, whole genome shotgun sequence:
CCGCCATTGTATCTGGCGAGCTTATCCCTAACCTTCCTTGTTCTGGTGACAGTGTTGTCTTCATGTCTCCTAGGACACGCATGGTGCGTGGCTTGCTTGCTATCTTACGTTCTTGCACGAGGAACAGGGCTATGTGCTCGATGGCTGGACTGTTAAGTGTTCTCTTGAGATCAGTAGAGGAGATACTTGCCAAGGACGGTGATATGAAATGGAATGCATCAGCTTTGTTGCACTGTATACAACACTTAGCTGGACACTCACTTAGTGTTGAAGACTTGCATACATGGCTTCATGTTATTAAAACATCTCTTCCAACAGTGTGGTCAAGCCCTTTAATGGATGCTTTGGAGAAGACAATGAATGGGAACGAATCAAGAGGACCTTCATGTAGCTTTGAGTTCGTTGGTGAAAGCTCAGGGCTACTTGGTCCAGGAGAAACTCGTTGGCCTTTCACTAACGGCTATGCATTTGCAACTTGGATTTATATTGAATCCTTTGCTGACACACTAAACGCTTCAACCGCAGCAGCCGCCATTGCTGCAGCTTCAGCTGCCAAATCAGGAAAGACATCGGCTGCTGCTAATGTACATGCTGGTGAAGGTACAGGTCTGTTCAGCTTCTTGACTCCTGATAATAACCAAGGAATCGAAGTGTACTTCTATGCACAGTTCTTAGTAGTTGAGAGTAGTAGTGGTAAAGGAAACAAAGCTTCACTTCATTTCACACATGCTTTTAAGCCTCAGTGTTGGTACTTCATTGGTCTTGAACATACATGCAACCAAGGACTTTTAGGGAACTCAGAGAGTGAACTGCGTCTCTACATTGACGGTTCCTTGTATGAGACTCTTCCCTTTGAGTTTCCTCGTATATCTAAACCACTTTCTTCTTGTTGCATTGGATCAAACCCTCCTCCTCCTGCATCTGCTGACCGTCGTCGGCGTCAGTGTGCTTTGTTTGCTGAGATGGGACCAGTGTACATATTTAAAGAACCCATTGGTCCTGAAAGAATGACAAGATTAGCATCAAGAGGTGGTGATGTTTTGCCTTGTTTTGGCAATGGGGCTGGTCTTCCATGGTTAGCTACAAATGACCATGTCCGTAATGCGGCAGAGGAAAGCTGTCTTTTGGATTCAGAGCTTGGAGTGTACATTCACTTACTTTACCACCCATGTCTACTTAGTGGACGGTTCTGTCCAGATGCTTCTCTACCTGGAGCAGCAGGTATGCCCTCTTGGTTCTATTTATAGTCTATACTAACATATTTATATCTGTGCATGAACACGGGTGAAACATCTGGTGTTCCTATAGTCTTGAAAAATATATGTTATTTGTTTTTGTTTTGGTTAAGGTACTTTAAGACGACCAGCTGAAGTGATTGGACAAGTCCAGGTTGCAACAAGAATGAAGGCAGTGGAGTCTTTTTGGGCCTTAGCTTATGGAGGACCAATGTCTTTGCTTCCTCTAACAGTTAACAATGTGTGTAAAGATACTCTTGAGCCATCTTCTAGTAATCTTCCTACATACGCTCTTGCTGCACCTATCTTTAGAATCATCTCAGTTGCTATTCAACATCCTGGGAACAATGAAGAGCTGTCTCGTACTAGAGGCCCTGAGATTCTAGCCACCATCCTTGGCCACCTTCTTCACTCACTTGCATCCCTTAGAGTAGAAAATGATGAACTAGTTGCTGCCATTGTCTCGGTTTGTCAATCTCAAAAGATCAACCATGCACTCAAAGTGCAGCTCTTCCGGACACTACTATTGGACCTGAAGATATGGAGTGTGTGCCATCACAGACTTCAGAAGAATCTCTTGTCATCACTTCAAGATATGGTGTTCACCGAAGCAGAAGCTATGAGAAATGCTGATGCTATTCAGATACTTCTTGATGGATGTAGGAGATGTTACTGGACGGTTCAAGAGAAAGACTCTGTCAACACTTTTTCTCTAGATGGGGATGTGCGACCAATGGGGGAAATTAATGCATTGGTTGATGAGCTTTTGGTGATTATTGAACTTCTAATGGGAGCAGCATCTTCTTCCTTTGCTTCTGCTGATGTTCATAGATTACTTGGCTTCATAGTTGATAGTCCACAGCCAAATCAGGTATCATGTTACATTAACTATCAAACATATGTCATGTATCAGATATTTTAATATTGTTCAATTGTTACATCTGTTTTAGGTTGCAAGGGTATTGCATCTCATGTTCAGGTTGGTTGTACAGCCAAATACTGCAAAGGCTCAGACATTTGCAGAGGTGTTTATAACATCAAGTGGGATAGAAACACTTCTTGTTCTTCTGCAGAGAGAAGCGAAAATGGGTGATGACAACATTGTAGAATCTGTGGCTACTACTCCTAGTGAACAGAGTCAGCACAATGAGTCTGGTTTGTTAAAGAAGTTGGATTCAGTTCCACAAGACAGTCATGCTCATGATAGTGACTCAGTTACCATCTCCGTCTCCATGAATGATGACAGAACATCATCTGTTTCTGAAACCCCATTTAGTAACAACACAAGGAACAATGCAAGAAACAATGTTGACGATAGTGACCGCGTTGTGGTTGGGATCATTAGATTGATTGGTGCATTGATTTCAAAAGGGCATTTGAAATTCTCTCTCGGTTCCAAGTCTGATGTCATGAGTAACCTCATAGGTCATGGGATTCATGAAACTGGTGGAACAATGTTTGATGATAAAGTATCATTGCTTCTATTTGCATTGTTGAAAGCATTTCAAGCAGCTCCAAATAGGTTGATGACTGAGAATGTCTACACAACTTTGCTTGGGACCTCGGTATGTAGTCATGTTTGGTCTCGTTTGTCATGCTATCATCTGGCTAACCTGTAATGATCATTTGCTTGCAGGTTAATGCTTCATCAACTGAGGATGGCGTGAACATTTATGATTCAGGTCATCGCTTTGAACACCCTCAGCTTCTGTTAATCCTCCTGCGTTCTCTGCCATTTGCATCTAAGGCTCTACAAAAGCGAGCACTTCAGGTATGAATGTCATAGCTAAAGACACCTTTGTGAAGTTAGTTTTGTCTCTTTCTGAACTCACTCTTTCTATGTTAGGATCTTCTATTTTTGGCTTGTAGCCATCCGGAAAACAGAAGCAGTCTGACAAAAATGGATGAGTGGCCTGAGTGGATCTTGGAGACTTTGATCTCAAACTATGAGGTATGACTCCAACCTCAACACTTTTAAAGTTTCCCTCCATGATTGATTGAAGCATATACCAGCAAGGTCTCTTTATATGCTGACTATTTTGTGTACACATACAGAGAGATGCAGGTAAACAATCTGCTTCACCTGGCTCTGCTGAGGTGGAAGATCTAATTCATAACTTCTTGATCATAATGTTGGAACATTCAATGCGCCAAAAGGATGGCTGGAAGGTAAATTTATTTGTTTCAGCTCTCTACCAGATTCAGGGGCGGCCTTAAAATTCATGGGGCTTGAAACAATTACTAAGTACATATTTTTCTTAATCATTTGGGGACCTAATAAATATATATATATATATATTAACCACTAAGATCTTGCGGGCTACAGACGAATGTTTCATCTCGCTATGTCTATGACCGCCTCTAACCAGATTATATCATTTTCACATTTTTTCAAGCTTAATTGTTTCTAATTCTTTTTACAGGATATTGAGGCTACAACTCATTGTGCAGAGTGGCTCTCTATTGTTGGTGGGTCTAGCACTGGAGAGAAACGCATTAGGTAGTTTCATACACCACATTGTTATGCATTTTTTTTCTGTAATGCATTGCTTCTTCTTATGTACTTTGAGAGATACATGTGTTCTATTCAATTTTTTTTTACATGTTTTGTTCACTTAACTTTGGCAGGCGTGAGGAATCACTACCAATTTTCAAAAGAAGGCTTCTTGGTGGGTTGCTAGACTTTGCTGCCACAGAACTACAAGCTCAGGTAACTTCTTGTGTTTTCACCTGTCTTGTTACACTATGTGACTGCTATAGCCTAACCTACACATTGTTCTTTCCCCCTCAATAGACTCAAGTTATCGCTGAAGCATCAGCTGGTGTCGCAGCAGAGAGTCTAGCACCAAAAGAAGCAAAGGCTGGAGTAGAAAACGCTGCTCAGCTTTCAGTGTTTCTCGTCGAAAACACAATTGTGATTTTGATGCTTGTGGAAGATCATTTACGACTACAAAGCAAGCAGAACTGTGCTGCAAACGCAGTTGATGTTTCTCCATCCCCTCTCTCTCTTGTTTATCCCATTAACAACCGTCCACACACATTGACAACTGTAGGAGAATCATCAGAGGTTTCTAGCAGCCGTGCTTCAGTGTCCAGTGATTCAGGAGGGGTCCATCTAGATGTAAGTGGATATATTACTCAACCATTATCTGTTAAGGACGCTTATTGTTACTTTACTTTTTCTTCAGATTCTTGCTTCAATGGCTGATGCAAGTGGCCAGATATCTACAGCAGTAATGGAGCGTCTTGCTGCTGCAGCAGCAGCTGAGCCTTATGAATCTGTTTCATGCGCCTTTGTTTCATATGGAAGCTGTACAATGGACTTGGCTGAGGGTTGGAAGTACAGGAGTAGATTGTGGTATGGTGTTGGACTACCTCCTAAAACAACTTGTTTTGGTGGTGGTGGAAGTGGTTGGGAGTCTTGGAAATGTTCTTTACAGAAAGATGCTCATGGAAACTGGATTGAACTTCCTTTGGTTAAAAAATCAGTTTCCATGCTTCAAGCTTTGCTGCTTGATGAGTCTGGACTTGGAGGTGGGTTAGGAATTGGTGGAGGATCTGGCACTGGGATGGGAGGGGTGTCATCTCTCTACCAGTTGCTGGATAGTGATCAGCCTTTCTTATGCATGCTTAGAATGGTGCTCTTGTCTTTGAGGGAAGAAGACCATGGTGAAGATAGTCTCTTGATGAAAAACTTAAGTTCTGAAGATGGTTCCTCTAGTGGACCATTAAATATCAGTCCTCAGATCTCACCATCAGCATTATTGTGGAGGTAAAGCATACTCCCTCCATTTCAAATTATCTGTTGTTGTAGAATAAAATTTTCGGTGCAAATAAGTTTTTCTTTTTGTTATTTCAATGCAATTTTTACATTAATTTATCTCTTTTGTCCCTAATTAAATTTTTTAAAACAATAAATACAATAAAACTTTAGTAATTAAATAAGAGTAAAATTGAACTTTTAATTATTTTCTTAATCATTGTGAAAAGACCTTAAACAACATCTAATTTGAAACAGAGAGAGTATTTGTCATCTTCTTCTGCTTGCTATTACTCAATAGTATATCTAGAGAAGTGTCTTGTCTTTTGATCTGCAGTGTGCTATCTCCTGTTCTAAACATGCCAATATCTGATTCAAAGAGGCAGAGAGTATTGGTTACTACATGTGTTCTATACTCTGAGGTTAGTTCTCCACTTTTTTCACTATCTTTTTTGTGTGAATCTTGATGCTCATTTTGTATTTTTATTTTTCACTTTCTGATACCAAGTATGTTGCAGGTATGGCATGCTGTAAGCAGAGACAAAAGGCCACTACGTAAGCAGTACCTAGAGGCAATATTACCACCATTTGTTGCAATTCTCAGAAGGTGGCGACCTCTTTTGGCTGGCATTCATGAACTTTCCACTGCTGATGGTTTGAATCCTCTTGTTGTTGATGATCGTGCTTTGGCTGCTGATGCACTCCCCATTGAGGTTTTATTA
Proteins encoded in this window:
- the LOC106341766 gene encoding BEACH domain-containing protein lvsC, which gives rise to MEEDEEKTLNVADKPVVENNFDIGNPSFIPDEHAHDHEDLQGISLVDDDNFEQGSLKEETSLSSTSLDPLVQSPHRPKPKDTMQNVSPELLHLVDSAIMGKLESLDKLKNIVTGAESFGSGDDDAETIAFLVIDSLLATMGGVESFEEDEDSNPPSVMLNSRAAIVSGELIPNLPCSGDSVVFMSPRTRMVRGLLAILRSCTRNRAMCSMAGLLSVLLRSVEEILAKDGDMKWNASALLHCIQHLAGHSLSVEDLHTWLHVIKTSLPTVWSSPLMDALEKTMNGNESRGPSCSFEFVGESSGLLGPGETRWPFTNGYAFATWIYIESFADTLNASTAAAAIAAASAAKSGKTSAAANVHAGEGTGLFSFLTPDNNQGIEVYFYAQFLVVESSSGKGNKASLHFTHAFKPQCWYFIGLEHTCNQGLLGNSESELRLYIDGSLYETLPFEFPRISKPLSSCCIGSNPPPPASADRRRRQCALFAEMGPVYIFKEPIGPERMTRLASRGGDVLPCFGNGAGLPWLATNDHVRNAAEESCLLDSELGVYIHLLYHPCLLSGRFCPDASLPGAAGTLRRPAEVIGQVQVATRMKAVESFWALAYGGPMSLLPLTVNNVCKDTLEPSSSNLPTYALAAPIFRIISVAIQHPGNNEELSRTRGPEILATILGHLLHSLASLRVENDELVAAIVSVCQSQKINHALKVQLFRTLLLDLKIWSVCHHRLQKNLLSSLQDMVFTEAEAMRNADAIQILLDGCRRCYWTVQEKDSVNTFSLDGDVRPMGEINALVDELLVIIELLMGAASSSFASADVHRLLGFIVDSPQPNQVARVLHLMFRLVVQPNTAKAQTFAEVFITSSGIETLLVLLQREAKMGDDNIVESVATTPSEQSQHNESGLLKKLDSVPQDSHAHDSDSVTISVSMNDDRTSSVSETPFSNNTRNNARNNVDDSDRVVVGIIRLIGALISKGHLKFSLGSKSDVMSNLIGHGIHETGGTMFDDKVSLLLFALLKAFQAAPNRLMTENVYTTLLGTSVNASSTEDGVNIYDSGHRFEHPQLLLILLRSLPFASKALQKRALQDLLFLACSHPENRSSLTKMDEWPEWILETLISNYERDAGKQSASPGSAEVEDLIHNFLIIMLEHSMRQKDGWKDIEATTHCAEWLSIVGGSSTGEKRIRREESLPIFKRRLLGGLLDFAATELQAQTQVIAEASAGVAAESLAPKEAKAGVENAAQLSVFLVENTIVILMLVEDHLRLQSKQNCAANAVDVSPSPLSLVYPINNRPHTLTTVGESSEVSSSRASVSSDSGGVHLDILASMADASGQISTAVMERLAAAAAAEPYESVSCAFVSYGSCTMDLAEGWKYRSRLWYGVGLPPKTTCFGGGGSGWESWKCSLQKDAHGNWIELPLVKKSVSMLQALLLDESGLGGGLGIGGGSGTGMGGVSSLYQLLDSDQPFLCMLRMVLLSLREEDHGEDSLLMKNLSSEDGSSSGPLNISPQISPSALLWSVLSPVLNMPISDSKRQRVLVTTCVLYSEVWHAVSRDKRPLRKQYLEAILPPFVAILRRWRPLLAGIHELSTADGLNPLVVDDRALAADALPIEAALSMISPEWAVAFASPPSAMALAMVAAGAAGWEAPPPPAPPSLRRDTSLLERKSAKLQSFSSFQKPLQAPKDDTPGTPRGKAAAKAAALAAARDLERSAKIGTGRGLSAVAMATSGQRRTISDMERLQRWNVSEAMGVAWMECLQPVDTKSVYGKDFNALSYKFIAVLVASFALARNMQRSEIDRRKRDDKIMRNRLCMGVRGWRKLVRYLVEMRCFFGPFGDHLCSPKHVFWKLDSMESSLRMRQCLRRNYTGSDHPEAAANLDSALNAPFLAVEAIPKEIMYEDDEYKDANDLEHEGKNEERMSGSLEDAIELSSGISDPRPLSDQDVVQNSREVVLKELDERIVLEISSSMVRPLRVVKGTFQITTRRINFLVDMSECQDVDGKSEGSEDQERDRSWLMSSLHQIYTRRYQLRKSALELFMVDRSNFLFDFGNTEGKTNAYRTIVQARPPHLNNIYLTTQRPEQLLRRTQLMERWSRWEISNFEYLMQLNTLAGRSYNDITQYPVFPWILSDYTSEILDLSNPSSFRDLSKPIGALNPERLKKFQEQYTNFEDPVIPKFHYGSHYSSAGAVLNYLARVEPLTTLSIQLLGGKFDLADRMFSDIAATWKGVLQDMENVKELVPELFYLPEVLTNENHTKLGTVNLPPWAKTPVDFVHKQRMALESEHVSAHLHEWIDLIFGYKQRGKEAIMSNNVFFYTTYEGTVDIDKIKDLVQQQATQDKIAYLGQTPFQLLTVPHIKRMPLKDVLHMQTIFRNPKEIKPYPVTAPEHCNLPAAAIKASSDNVVVVDMNGPAAHIAQHKWQPNTPDGQSTPFIFHHAKEASTGVTLIRMFKGDSEYPQAQAYGSSGIRSSSVTAITSDGEIITGGHVDNSIKLVSSDGAKTLETAFGHCSPVTCLALSPDSNFLVTGSRDTTLLMWRFHKGLTSQTSESQQTKTSETPSSASNTLMNKAKKRRIEGPIQVLHGHLREVTCCCVSSDHGIVVSSTESTDVLVHSIRKGRLIRRIVGVKAHVLCISSGGVLVVWSRSDRSISTFTINGVLISKAKLPSSCTISCMELSMDGQNIVVGVNSLSYTGEEDSSSGDNAINILDVPSPSICFLNLYTLKVFHVMKLGKGQNITAMALNIDNTNLLVSTEDKQLIIFTSPSNQIASN